The genomic DNA ACAGATCTCCCGCTCCCACGAGCGAAAGGATGAGCTCCCTGCCGTCACGAGATTGCCGTACGCGTTTGAAGCTCCCCGATTCGACGACGAACAGACGGTCGACGCGCTCGCCTTCACCGAAGAGAATCTGCTGCCTTTCGGTGCGAACGTGAATGCCTCGCTTCAGCAGCTCGGCGGTCTCGGACGAAGGCAAACCCAAATTGAGCTGGCTCGGCATCGCCTTCGTCGATGTAGCGCCTTTGACGATCCCGCTACCAGGAATCTCGACGCCCGAGCTTTCTTGGTTCCCAACGAAGCTCGCCATCGACACACCTCCTCGTCTGGCTATAGAGTAGCGGGCCGGCGAGCCAGTGACTGTGAAGGGCTTAACGCTTCCATCTCCTGTATTGTGTGGGTCTCGCGGTCCTGGTATTCTCCGCATCCATGACCACGGCCGTTCGAATCGATCAACTCTGCATCAACACCATCCGCACGCTGGCCATCGATGCCGTGCAGAAGGCCGACTCGGGCCATCCCGGGCTGCCCCTGGGAGCCGCGCCGATGGGCTACGTTCTGTGGCAGAATCACATGCGGCACGACCCGGGAAGCCCCACGTGGCCCGACCGCGACCGTTTCGTGCTCTCCGCGGGGCATGGCTCCATGCTTCTCTACGCGCTTCTCTATCTCACGGGCTATGACCTGACGCTCGAGGATCTGAGAGACTTCCGGCAGTGGGGGAGTCGCACTCCCGGGCATCCCGAGTCGTTCGTGACGCCCGGAGTGGAGGCCACCACCGGACCGCTGGGCCAGGGATTCGGTAACGCGGTGGGAATGGCGATGGCCGAGCGCGCTCTCGCTCATCGTTTCAATCGTCCGGGTCACGTCGTCGTCGACCACCATACCTACGGTCTCGTTTCCGACGGTGACCTCATGGAAGGAGTGGCCGCCGAGGCGGCGTCCATCGCGGGACAGCTGAAGCTCGGCAAGATCGTCTTCCTCTACGACGCGAACGATGTCACGCTCGACGGACCGGCCTCGTGGAGCTTCTCGACCGAGGACGTGAAGAAGCGTTTCGAAGCCTACGGCTGGCAAGTGCTCGGGGTCGACGACGGAGATCACGACATCGACGCCATCGATTCCGCCATCGGGGAAGCTCGACAGGACACTTCGCGGCCTTCGCTCATCATCGTGCACACGACCATCGGTTACGGCTCGCCCGCCAAACAGGGAAAATCGGCGGCTCACGGAGCGCCGCTCGGCGTCGACGAGGTCGCGGCAACCAAGAAAGCGCTCGGCTGGGATCCGGGCAAGGAGTTCTACGTCCCCGACGACGTCATGGCGCACTTTCGTCTGGCTCGCGAGAACGGGGCTCGCTGGTCCGGTGAGTGGAACGATCGATTCGAGTCCTACCGGAGAGCGTTTCCGGATCTTGCCAGTGAATGGGAGAGGCGTTTTCGGCGCGAGCTGCCTTCCGGTTGGGACCAGGCAATTCCCACTTTCGAGCCGGGCAAGAAACTGGCCACCCGGGAGGCCTCGGGCAAGGTGCTGAATGCCATCGCCAAACGTGTCCCCGAGCTCATCGGGGGCGATGCCGATCTCTCGTCGTCCACCAAGACGGCGCTCGACGACGAGGGTTCCTTCGACGGGCAGACCGGCGCCGGGAGAAACATCCATTTTGGCGTTCGCGAGCACGCGATGGGCGCGATCGTGAACGGGTTCGCCTACCACGGTGGCCTTCGCCCTTACGCCTCGACGTTCTTCGTCTTCTCGGACTACATGCGCCCCGCGGTGCGACTGGCCGCGCTCAGCGGTCTACCTGCCATCTACGTGTGGACACACGATTCGGTGGGCGTCGGAGAGGACGGACCGACGCATCAGCCCGTCGAGCATCTGGCTTCGCTGAGAGCCATGCCGAACCTTCAGGTGATTCGCCCCGCGGACGGGAGCGAGACGAGTGAAGCGTGGCGATACGCCATGGAGAGAACCGAGGGTCCGACGGCTCTCGTGCTGACCCGGCAGAAAGTCACGGAAGCGGATCACCGCCGCCTGGGCGCGGCTTCGGGACTTCGACGAGGCGCCTACGTCCTTTCGAGTCCCGAGGGCGGCCCAGTCCAAGCCATCGTGATCGCCACGGGATCCGAGGTGGAAGTGGCGCTCGCGGCCGAGGCAGAACTTGCCCGAGAGGGCGTTCGCGTACGGATCGTCTCGATGCCGTGCTGGGAGCTCTTCGAAGCCGAGTCGGCGGATTATCGAGAGGAAGTCCTGCCGAGCTCAGTGACGGCGCGCGTCTCGGTGGAAGCGGGAGCTCGCTTCGGCTGGAGCCGCTTCGTCGGGCCGGACGGGATCGCAATCGGTATCGACCGATTCGGCGCCTCCGCTCCGGGGGAGACGAATCTTCAAAAGTTGGGTATCACGGCAGAGGCTGTCGTCCGCGCCGTAAAGAGCTTGCTCTAGCCTTTGCCTGCGGAAGCCGTCCTCGTGGTTTCCGATCTCAGGAAAGTGTACGGGGGCCGCGAGGCGGTGCGCGGAGTCTCGTTCACCGTTCATCGAGGCGAGATCTTCGGCGTTCTCGGTCCGAACGGGGCGGGGAAGACTACGACGCTCGGCATGACCGGCGGGGTGGTTCCAAAGTCCGGGGGAACCGTCGCTCTCGTAGGCGGCGCTCTCGGGCTCGTCCCGCAGAGGATCGCGCTCTATCCTCCGCTGACCGCCGAAGAGAACTTGCGCTTCTTCGGAGGAGTCTACGGGGTCACGGGCCATCGGCTCGAGCGGCGGGTGGACGAGCTGCTCGAGCTCGCCGGGCTCAGCGCCCGACGCCACGATCGGGTTGCGGTGTTCTCCGAGGGGATGAAACGCCGGCTCAATCTCGTCTGCGGCCTGGTGCACCAGCCTCAGGTGGTTCTTCTCGACGAGCCGACGGTTGGTATCGATCCTCAATCCCGCGAGCGCATCTACGAGACGATGCAAGGACTCGCTGCCGACGGGCTCGCGCTCGTGCTCAGCACGCATTATATGGACGAGGCGGAGCGTCTTTGCAGCCGCCTTGCCATCCTCGACGAGGGCGCCTGCGTGGCCGAGGGTACCGTGGAGCAGCTGGTCGAGGAGCTCGGCGGCGGGCGTACGATCGAGCTGGAGCTCGCCCGAGAGCCGAAAGAGAATCTCGCGGCCTCGTTGTCCGAATGGAATGCCGTACCGAACGGCGTGAGCTCGTACCGCATCCGAACCGCGGACGCGGAGAAAGTGCTTGCACTTCTGATCCCGCTCGTTGCCCAGGAAGCGAATGTCGTTCTTCAGCTTCGATTGTCCCGC from Vicinamibacteria bacterium includes the following:
- a CDS encoding ABC transporter ATP-binding protein, which translates into the protein MPAEAVLVVSDLRKVYGGREAVRGVSFTVHRGEIFGVLGPNGAGKTTTLGMTGGVVPKSGGTVALVGGALGLVPQRIALYPPLTAEENLRFFGGVYGVTGHRLERRVDELLELAGLSARRHDRVAVFSEGMKRRLNLVCGLVHQPQVVLLDEPTVGIDPQSRERIYETMQGLAADGLALVLSTHYMDEAERLCSRLAILDEGACVAEGTVEQLVEELGGGRTIELELAREPKENLAASLSEWNAVPNGVSSYRIRTADAEKVLALLIPLVAQEANVVLQLRLSRPNLGDVFMELTGKELRD
- the tkt gene encoding transketolase; its protein translation is MTTAVRIDQLCINTIRTLAIDAVQKADSGHPGLPLGAAPMGYVLWQNHMRHDPGSPTWPDRDRFVLSAGHGSMLLYALLYLTGYDLTLEDLRDFRQWGSRTPGHPESFVTPGVEATTGPLGQGFGNAVGMAMAERALAHRFNRPGHVVVDHHTYGLVSDGDLMEGVAAEAASIAGQLKLGKIVFLYDANDVTLDGPASWSFSTEDVKKRFEAYGWQVLGVDDGDHDIDAIDSAIGEARQDTSRPSLIIVHTTIGYGSPAKQGKSAAHGAPLGVDEVAATKKALGWDPGKEFYVPDDVMAHFRLARENGARWSGEWNDRFESYRRAFPDLASEWERRFRRELPSGWDQAIPTFEPGKKLATREASGKVLNAIAKRVPELIGGDADLSSSTKTALDDEGSFDGQTGAGRNIHFGVREHAMGAIVNGFAYHGGLRPYASTFFVFSDYMRPAVRLAALSGLPAIYVWTHDSVGVGEDGPTHQPVEHLASLRAMPNLQVIRPADGSETSEAWRYAMERTEGPTALVLTRQKVTEADHRRLGAASGLRRGAYVLSSPEGGPVQAIVIATGSEVEVALAAEAELAREGVRVRIVSMPCWELFEAESADYREEVLPSSVTARVSVEAGARFGWSRFVGPDGIAIGIDRFGASAPGETNLQKLGITAEAVVRAVKSLL